One Flexivirga aerilata DNA segment encodes these proteins:
- a CDS encoding DNA polymerase Y family protein produces the protein MIGPDPLRVLMLWCPDWPVLAVQLTQGVPHDAPLALVDRGLVVARSAAAAVEGVETGLRIRQAQHRCPELIVLPHDQLAEARAFEPMLHAVEEKIPDVQVIRPGLAAVRAKGAARFYGGEESAARALLDHVRSHAQHDLRLTVDLRAGAADGFFTAEHAAYATRPQRPIRLVPAGTSADFLANLPVTTVCDKRTSNLLQRMGIRTLRDLADLPREQVHARFGAAGLHAHQLAHGEDSPTLSPRTLPPDLGMSVTFDPPAAHLEQIVARCEPAATEFVEALTRASLICTEIRVTVQVEPGALLEQQWRHPWQFGRAEVLDRVRWQLEDLAADAVTVDDDGLPAAVLSVHVMPESLDSTAHHATALWGDRPDEKVEHALTGLQHRLGHEGVLTSAVAGGRLLHERRVLRPWGDALPTTRERRLEQPWPGTVPGPAPPTVFSQARQVQVTTEHGAPITVDDRGAVSGAPGWLHLPDDGRRRITAWAGPWPVRQRWWRKQRDINRFQLIDNQSTAWLALTEGDSWWIEARYD, from the coding sequence ATGATCGGGCCCGACCCACTGCGGGTGCTCATGCTGTGGTGCCCCGACTGGCCGGTGCTGGCGGTGCAGTTGACCCAGGGCGTCCCGCACGACGCACCCCTGGCGCTGGTCGACCGCGGTCTGGTCGTGGCCCGTTCGGCCGCCGCTGCGGTCGAAGGAGTCGAGACCGGGCTGCGCATCCGCCAGGCGCAACATCGCTGCCCCGAGCTGATCGTGCTGCCCCACGACCAGCTCGCCGAGGCCCGGGCCTTCGAGCCGATGCTGCACGCCGTCGAGGAGAAGATCCCCGACGTCCAGGTGATCCGGCCCGGCCTGGCGGCCGTTCGTGCCAAGGGCGCCGCCCGGTTCTACGGTGGCGAGGAGTCCGCCGCCCGTGCCCTGCTCGACCACGTGCGGTCCCACGCACAGCACGACCTGCGACTGACCGTCGATCTGCGAGCGGGCGCCGCCGACGGCTTCTTCACCGCCGAGCACGCGGCCTACGCCACCCGGCCGCAACGCCCGATCCGACTCGTCCCGGCGGGCACCTCCGCCGACTTCCTCGCCAACCTTCCGGTGACCACCGTGTGCGACAAGCGCACTTCAAACTTGTTGCAGCGCATGGGCATTCGCACTTTGCGAGATCTTGCCGACCTCCCCCGCGAGCAGGTGCACGCACGCTTCGGCGCCGCCGGACTGCACGCCCACCAACTCGCCCACGGCGAGGACTCACCCACTCTCAGCCCACGCACCCTGCCACCCGACCTCGGCATGTCGGTGACCTTCGATCCGCCGGCCGCCCACCTGGAGCAGATCGTCGCCCGGTGCGAGCCCGCCGCCACCGAGTTCGTCGAAGCGCTGACCCGGGCATCGTTGATCTGCACCGAGATTCGGGTGACCGTGCAGGTGGAGCCCGGCGCCCTGCTGGAGCAGCAGTGGCGCCATCCGTGGCAGTTCGGCCGCGCCGAGGTGCTCGACCGGGTGCGCTGGCAGCTGGAAGACCTCGCCGCCGACGCCGTCACCGTCGACGACGACGGGCTGCCCGCGGCGGTGCTCTCGGTGCACGTGATGCCCGAATCCCTCGACAGCACAGCGCATCACGCGACCGCACTATGGGGCGATCGGCCGGACGAGAAGGTCGAGCACGCCCTCACCGGGCTGCAACACCGGCTGGGCCACGAAGGCGTCCTCACCAGCGCGGTCGCCGGTGGCCGGTTGCTGCACGAGCGGCGGGTGCTGCGACCGTGGGGTGACGCGCTGCCGACCACCCGCGAGCGCCGGCTCGAACAACCGTGGCCGGGGACGGTGCCGGGTCCGGCACCACCCACGGTCTTCAGCCAGGCCCGCCAGGTGCAGGTGACCACCGAGCACGGCGCACCGATCACGGTCGACGACCGCGGCGCGGTCAGCGGCGCACCGGGGTGGTTGCACCTGCCCGACGACGGCCGGCGCCGCATCACCGCCTGGGCCGGCCCTTGGCCGGTGCGCCAGCGATGGTGGCGAAAACAGCGCGACATCAACAGGTTTCAACTCATCGACAACCAGTCGACGGCATGGTTGGCACTCACCGAAGGCGATTCGTGGTGGATCGAGGCACGCTATGACTGA
- a CDS encoding glycine--tRNA ligase, translated as MLTVQDALIRLQKFWTDRGCMVVQPYNTEVGAGTMNPATLMRVLGPEPWRVAYVEPSVRPDDSRYGENPNRLQTHTQFQVILKPDPGNPQELYLESLEALDIDIHAHDIRFVEDNWAQPAIGAWGLGWEVWLDGMEITQFTYFQQVGGQNLDPVSVELTYGIERIMMAQQGVSHFKDLQYAPGITYGEAFGQQEYEMSRYYLDDADVQTNQDFFDRYVAESKRLIEARLPIPAYTYVLKSSHAFNVLDARGAISTTERAKAFSTMRGLARDVSKLWVERRGELDFPLMKADSAKVLAGAAVRHPADEPEDVDVTALPDTAQTLAVEIGVEELPPHVVDQAIDFVRTALTEKLDGSRLTHGAIEVTGTPRRIVAVVADVAPHEPDAETLRKGPKVAAAYDESGALTKAAQGFARGQQVDVSSLVRADFDGAEHVAVRVTEQGRDVLTVTGQIVAEVIESLRADKNMRWNDPQLSYSRPIRWVVALWGETVVPVRASELHAGRTTYVHRTDAEPLVRVAKADDLTRVLDTHGIVLDPKVRRQQVVDQSQALAESVGGTIDFEGESDLVDEITNLVEQPHAILGGYGTKYLELPEQILTTVMRKHQRYLPVRDADGKLLPHFVTVANGDCDEELVRLGNETVVRARYEDAAFFYDADKQLPLADLRAGIDKLTFENRLGSMAQRSDRINDVARELASVIGLSGEHRKTLERAGELAKFDLSSQMVIELSSLAGVMARDYAAQAGETPQVADALWEMELPRSAGDALPYSLPGALLSLADRFDLLTAMFAIGAKPTGSSDPYALRRAALGLVSVLRSQPSFGKLTVDLGLSVAAQRLRKQGIDVSDESIASAKEFVIGRFEQALRDEGVSVDSIAAVAPLAAAPGVAVQALADIDAAARADDRFPALVGAVQRITRIVPPETPASYDRALLASDAEDALAVYVDELPDHANDGLPQWVPDALPLVAPLAKFFDDVMVMADDPQLRATRLGLLQTIVERAPRGIDWRALNTALGRDRVS; from the coding sequence GTGCTGACCGTGCAAGACGCCCTCATCCGCCTGCAGAAGTTCTGGACCGACCGTGGCTGCATGGTCGTGCAGCCCTACAACACCGAGGTCGGTGCGGGCACGATGAACCCCGCGACCCTGATGCGGGTGCTCGGCCCTGAGCCGTGGCGGGTGGCGTATGTCGAGCCGTCCGTCCGCCCGGACGACAGCCGCTACGGCGAGAACCCCAACCGGCTGCAGACGCACACGCAGTTCCAGGTGATCCTCAAGCCCGACCCGGGCAACCCGCAGGAGCTCTACCTGGAGTCGCTCGAGGCGCTCGACATCGACATCCACGCCCACGACATCCGCTTCGTGGAGGACAACTGGGCGCAGCCGGCGATCGGCGCCTGGGGGCTCGGCTGGGAGGTCTGGCTGGACGGCATGGAGATCACCCAGTTCACCTACTTCCAGCAGGTGGGCGGGCAGAACCTCGACCCGGTGTCGGTCGAGCTCACCTACGGCATCGAGCGCATCATGATGGCGCAGCAGGGCGTCTCGCACTTCAAGGACCTGCAGTACGCCCCCGGCATCACGTATGGCGAGGCCTTCGGCCAGCAGGAGTACGAGATGTCCCGCTACTACCTGGACGACGCCGACGTCCAGACCAACCAGGACTTCTTCGACCGCTACGTCGCGGAGTCGAAGCGACTCATCGAGGCGCGGCTGCCGATCCCGGCATACACCTATGTGCTGAAGTCGTCGCACGCGTTCAACGTGCTGGACGCCCGCGGCGCGATCTCGACCACCGAGCGGGCCAAGGCGTTCTCGACCATGCGCGGTCTCGCCCGCGACGTGTCCAAGCTGTGGGTCGAGCGGCGCGGCGAGCTCGACTTCCCGCTGATGAAGGCCGACAGCGCCAAGGTGCTCGCCGGAGCCGCGGTGCGCCACCCGGCCGACGAGCCCGAGGACGTCGACGTCACCGCGCTGCCCGACACGGCCCAGACGCTGGCCGTCGAGATCGGGGTCGAGGAGCTGCCGCCGCACGTCGTGGACCAGGCGATCGACTTCGTCCGCACCGCGCTCACCGAGAAGCTCGACGGCAGCCGCCTCACCCACGGCGCGATCGAGGTGACCGGCACCCCGCGCCGCATCGTCGCGGTCGTAGCCGACGTCGCCCCGCACGAGCCCGACGCCGAGACGCTGCGCAAGGGACCCAAGGTCGCCGCGGCGTATGACGAGAGCGGCGCACTGACCAAGGCCGCGCAGGGCTTCGCCCGCGGCCAGCAGGTCGACGTCTCGAGCCTCGTGCGCGCTGACTTCGACGGCGCCGAGCACGTCGCGGTGCGCGTCACCGAGCAGGGCCGGGACGTGCTCACGGTCACCGGGCAGATCGTCGCCGAGGTGATCGAGTCGCTGCGCGCCGACAAGAACATGCGGTGGAACGACCCGCAGTTGTCCTACAGCCGGCCGATCCGCTGGGTGGTCGCACTCTGGGGCGAGACGGTCGTCCCGGTCCGTGCCTCCGAGCTGCACGCCGGGCGCACCACCTACGTGCACCGCACCGACGCCGAGCCGCTCGTGCGGGTGGCGAAGGCCGACGACCTGACCCGCGTGCTCGACACCCACGGCATCGTGCTCGACCCGAAGGTGCGACGGCAGCAGGTCGTCGACCAGTCGCAGGCGCTCGCCGAATCCGTCGGCGGCACCATCGATTTCGAGGGCGAGTCCGACCTGGTCGACGAGATCACCAACCTGGTCGAGCAGCCGCACGCGATCCTCGGCGGCTACGGCACGAAGTACCTTGAGCTGCCCGAGCAGATCCTCACGACCGTCATGCGCAAACACCAGCGCTACCTGCCGGTGCGCGACGCCGACGGCAAGCTGCTGCCGCACTTCGTCACCGTCGCCAACGGCGACTGCGACGAGGAGCTGGTCCGGCTCGGCAACGAGACCGTCGTGCGGGCCCGCTACGAGGACGCCGCCTTCTTCTACGACGCCGACAAGCAGCTGCCGCTCGCCGATCTGCGCGCCGGCATCGACAAGCTGACCTTCGAGAACCGCCTCGGCTCGATGGCGCAGCGCTCCGACCGCATCAACGATGTCGCCCGCGAACTCGCTTCTGTCATCGGCCTTTCCGGTGAGCACCGCAAGACGTTGGAGCGGGCCGGCGAGCTGGCGAAGTTCGACCTGTCGTCGCAGATGGTCATCGAGCTGTCCTCGCTCGCCGGTGTGATGGCCCGCGACTACGCGGCGCAGGCGGGGGAGACCCCGCAGGTCGCCGACGCGCTGTGGGAGATGGAGCTGCCGCGTTCGGCGGGAGACGCCCTGCCGTACTCGCTGCCGGGGGCGCTGCTGTCGCTGGCAGACCGCTTCGACCTGCTGACCGCGATGTTCGCGATCGGTGCCAAGCCGACCGGGTCGTCCGACCCCTACGCGCTGCGTCGTGCCGCGCTCGGCCTGGTGTCGGTGCTGCGGTCGCAGCCGAGCTTCGGCAAGCTCACCGTCGACCTCGGGCTGTCGGTCGCCGCCCAGCGGTTGCGCAAGCAGGGCATCGACGTCAGTGACGAATCTATCGCATCGGCAAAGGAATTCGTGATCGGCCGGTTCGAGCAGGCACTTCGGGACGAGGGGGTCTCGGTCGACAGCATCGCCGCCGTGGCGCCGCTCGCGGCCGCACCCGGTGTCGCGGTGCAGGCGCTCGCCGACATCGACGCCGCGGCGCGCGCCGACGACCGGTTCCCGGCGCTGGTGGGGGCGGTGCAGCGCATCACCCGGATCGTGCCGCCGGAGACGCCTGCGTCATACGACCGGGCGCTGTTGGCGAGTGATGCCGAGGATGCCCTCGCCGTCTATGTCGACGAGCTGCCCGATCACGCGAACGACGGCCTGCCGCAATGGGTCCCGGACGCGTTGCCGCTGGTCGCGCCGCTGGCGAAGTTCTTCGACGACGTGATGGTGATGGCCGACGACCCGCAGCTGCGCGCGACCCGGCTCGGCCTGCTGCAAACCATCGTCGAGCGTGCGCCGCGCGGCATAGACTGGCGGGCGCTCAACACCGCGCTCGGAAGAGACCGCGTGAGCTGA
- a CDS encoding zinc-binding dehydrogenase, protein MFAVYADQPHKDAPLEGLVVGERPEPEVPDGWVTVNVKAASLNLHDVWTLRGVGIKPEQFPMTLGMDAAGTLDDGTEVVIYPVVNQPGWTDDQTLDPKRTLLTEQHQGTFADQVVVPAANALPKPAGLSFAQAACLGTAWLTAYRMLFTKSGIRPGQTMLVQGASGGVSTALIALGKAAGMRVWCTGTSDEKRALAKEVGADEVFEPGARLPERVPVVFDSVGKATWSHSIKSLIPGGTVVTCGATTGEPESAELTRIFFLQLRVLGSTMGTRSEFADLLSYCATAGLQPAIGQELPMERAKEAFEAMIDGRTGGKLVLTR, encoded by the coding sequence ATGTTCGCCGTGTACGCCGACCAGCCCCACAAGGACGCGCCACTGGAGGGCCTCGTGGTCGGCGAACGCCCGGAGCCGGAAGTGCCCGACGGCTGGGTCACGGTCAACGTGAAGGCCGCCAGCCTCAACCTGCACGACGTGTGGACGCTGCGCGGGGTCGGCATCAAGCCCGAGCAGTTCCCGATGACGCTCGGCATGGACGCCGCCGGCACCCTCGACGACGGCACCGAGGTCGTCATCTACCCGGTCGTCAACCAGCCCGGCTGGACCGACGACCAGACGCTCGACCCCAAGCGCACCCTGCTCACCGAGCAGCACCAGGGCACGTTCGCCGACCAGGTGGTCGTGCCGGCCGCCAACGCGCTGCCCAAGCCCGCGGGACTGAGCTTCGCGCAGGCGGCGTGCCTGGGTACGGCGTGGCTCACGGCATACCGGATGCTCTTCACCAAGTCGGGCATCCGGCCCGGCCAGACGATGCTCGTGCAGGGTGCGAGCGGTGGCGTCTCCACCGCTCTGATCGCGCTCGGCAAGGCTGCCGGCATGCGAGTGTGGTGCACCGGCACCAGTGACGAAAAGCGAGCACTGGCAAAGGAAGTCGGCGCCGACGAGGTGTTCGAGCCGGGCGCTCGGCTGCCCGAGCGGGTGCCGGTCGTCTTCGACTCGGTCGGCAAGGCGACGTGGTCGCACTCGATCAAGTCGCTCATCCCCGGCGGCACGGTGGTGACCTGCGGCGCGACCACCGGCGAGCCGGAGTCGGCCGAGCTGACCCGCATCTTCTTCCTGCAGCTGCGGGTGCTCGGCTCCACGATGGGCACCCGGTCGGAGTTCGCCGACCTCCTCTCCTACTGCGCCACGGCCGGGCTGCAGCCGGCCATCGGGCAGGAACTGCCGATGGAGCGGGCCAAGGAGGCCTTCGAGGCGATGATCGACGGCCGCACCGGCGGCAAGCTCGTGCTCACCCGCTGA
- the msrA gene encoding peptide-methionine (S)-S-oxide reductase MsrA: MNFFLGRKTTMVSPDEALPGRKQPLPGIPDRHEVLGTSMHGPWPEGTQVLYVAMGCFWGAERIFWQQPGVVTTAAGYMGGYTENPTYEETCTGRTGHTEAVLVAYDPAKTSAELLLKAFWENHDPTTANRQGNDVGTQYRSAIYWTTPEQEQAAIATRDAFQKVLTDNGFGEISTEIEPASKAGPFYYAEDYHQQYLHKNPGGYCNHGPNGMTCPVGLVRQDQLPAQSDVLPPS; this comes from the coding sequence ATGAACTTCTTCCTCGGCCGCAAGACCACGATGGTGTCCCCCGACGAGGCGCTGCCCGGCCGCAAGCAGCCGCTGCCCGGCATTCCCGACCGGCACGAGGTGCTCGGCACGTCGATGCACGGGCCGTGGCCCGAGGGCACCCAGGTGCTGTATGTCGCGATGGGCTGCTTCTGGGGCGCCGAGCGGATCTTCTGGCAGCAGCCGGGCGTGGTGACCACGGCTGCCGGTTACATGGGCGGTTACACCGAGAACCCGACCTACGAGGAGACCTGCACCGGCCGCACCGGTCACACCGAGGCGGTGCTGGTCGCCTACGACCCGGCCAAGACGTCGGCCGAGCTGTTGCTCAAGGCGTTCTGGGAGAACCACGACCCGACCACCGCCAACCGACAGGGCAACGACGTCGGCACGCAATACCGCTCGGCGATCTACTGGACCACCCCGGAGCAGGAGCAGGCCGCGATCGCCACCCGCGACGCGTTCCAGAAGGTGTTGACCGACAACGGTTTCGGCGAGATCTCGACCGAGATCGAGCCTGCCTCGAAGGCCGGACCGTTCTACTACGCCGAGGACTACCACCAGCAGTACCTCCACAAGAACCCCGGCGGCTACTGCAACCACGGCCCCAACGGGATGACCTGCCCGGTCGGCCTGGTGCGTCAGGACCAGCTGCCCGCCCAGTCGGACGTGCTGCCGCCGAGCTGA
- a CDS encoding GNAT family N-acetyltransferase has product MDLMNDDITVADNAPQHRYDAHVGRVLAGFAVYRLSDDVITFVHTEVDPKFEGKGIGGAIARFALDDVRETGERRVVPSCPFIKAWIDKHPEYQSLTQP; this is encoded by the coding sequence ATGGACCTCATGAACGACGACATCACCGTGGCGGACAACGCGCCGCAGCATCGTTACGATGCACACGTCGGCCGCGTGCTCGCCGGCTTCGCGGTCTACCGGCTTTCGGACGACGTGATCACCTTCGTGCACACCGAGGTCGACCCGAAGTTCGAGGGCAAGGGCATCGGCGGCGCGATCGCGCGCTTCGCCCTCGACGACGTGCGCGAGACCGGTGAGCGACGCGTCGTACCGTCGTGCCCATTCATCAAGGCGTGGATCGACAAGCACCCCGAATACCAGTCACTCACGCAACCCTGA
- a CDS encoding cystathionine gamma-synthase has protein sequence MTGFSTKAIHAGQEPDPTTGAVVPAIYQTSTYKQDGVGGMRGGYEYSRSANPTRTALEECIAALEGGAKGFAFASGLAAEDAIMRGLLKPGDHMIIPTDAYGGTFRLVDKVQKAWGVDYSLAKVSQPDAIRGEIRPGVTKLIWLETPTNPLLGIADIAAVAQIAHEAGALLVVDNTFASAYLQQPLSLGADIVLHSTTKYSGGHSDVVGGAVVVAEQIGVPEFADAADRIGFHQNSMGAIAGPFDSWIVLRGLKTLAVRMERHCDNAEQIVKFLQSRDDVTHIYYPGLDSHPGHDVAAKQMRRFGGMVSFQVAGGEQRAVDVIGRTKLWTLGESLGGVESLIEHPGRMTHASVAGTELEVPADLIRLSVGIEDADDLIADLRQALDG, from the coding sequence ATGACGGGATTCTCGACCAAGGCCATCCACGCAGGGCAGGAGCCCGACCCGACCACCGGCGCGGTGGTGCCGGCGATCTATCAGACCTCGACCTACAAGCAGGACGGCGTCGGCGGCATGCGCGGCGGCTACGAATACTCCCGTTCGGCCAACCCGACCCGCACCGCACTCGAGGAGTGCATCGCCGCATTGGAAGGCGGCGCAAAGGGATTCGCGTTCGCGTCGGGGCTCGCGGCCGAAGACGCGATCATGCGCGGGCTGCTCAAGCCGGGCGACCACATGATCATCCCGACCGACGCCTACGGCGGCACCTTCCGCCTCGTCGACAAGGTGCAGAAGGCATGGGGCGTCGACTACAGCCTGGCCAAGGTGTCCCAGCCCGACGCCATCCGCGGTGAGATCCGCCCGGGCGTCACCAAGCTGATCTGGCTGGAGACCCCGACCAACCCGCTGCTCGGCATCGCCGACATCGCGGCCGTCGCGCAGATCGCGCACGAGGCCGGTGCCCTGCTGGTCGTGGACAACACGTTCGCCTCGGCATACCTGCAGCAGCCGCTCAGCCTCGGCGCGGACATCGTGCTGCACTCGACCACCAAATACAGCGGCGGTCACTCCGACGTCGTCGGCGGCGCGGTCGTGGTCGCCGAGCAGATCGGCGTCCCGGAGTTTGCCGACGCGGCCGACCGCATCGGCTTCCACCAGAACTCCATGGGCGCGATCGCCGGGCCGTTCGACTCCTGGATCGTGCTGCGCGGGCTGAAAACCCTTGCGGTGCGGATGGAACGGCACTGCGACAACGCCGAGCAGATCGTGAAGTTCCTGCAGTCCCGCGACGACGTCACACACATCTATTACCCCGGGCTCGACAGCCACCCGGGCCACGACGTCGCCGCCAAGCAGATGCGTCGCTTCGGCGGCATGGTGAGCTTCCAGGTCGCCGGCGGCGAACAGCGCGCGGTCGACGTCATCGGACGCACGAAACTGTGGACTCTCGGCGAGTCGCTCGGCGGAGTCGAGTCACTCATCGAGCACCCTGGTCGCATGACCCACGCGAGCGTCGCCGGCACCGAGCTTGAGGTGCCCGCCGACCTCATCCGCCTGTCGGTCGGCATCGAGGACGCCGACGACCTGATCGCCGACCTGCGTCAGGCACTCGACGGCTGA
- a CDS encoding alpha/beta fold hydrolase yields MPIVIEAGAWQTFSRADVELAYADVGDGPDTIVLLHGLAGTAEEWSGTMRALRGSHRLVALDQRGHGRSTRRPREVTRDAYVGDVVALIERIGAPVTLVGQSMGGHTAMLVAAENPALVSKLVMVEAGVGGAEDDDLDGLSRWLHGWPVPFADRDEFADFFDGTPSAAQAWADGLEIGPGGLLPRWDADVLVEAIRPVLVMPRWRAWEKVTAPTELVVAERSLLDAAQVERMAATRPGIRVRTVAGAGHDLHLDRPLEWVSALRELLAT; encoded by the coding sequence ATGCCGATCGTGATCGAGGCCGGCGCATGGCAGACCTTCTCGCGGGCAGACGTCGAGCTGGCGTATGCCGACGTCGGTGACGGGCCCGACACGATCGTGCTGCTGCACGGTCTCGCGGGCACCGCGGAGGAGTGGTCCGGCACGATGCGGGCGCTCCGCGGCTCCCATCGGCTGGTCGCGCTCGACCAGCGTGGTCACGGCCGGTCGACCCGGCGGCCGCGCGAGGTCACCCGGGATGCGTATGTCGGCGACGTCGTGGCACTCATCGAGCGCATCGGCGCGCCGGTCACGCTGGTCGGGCAGTCGATGGGTGGCCACACGGCGATGCTGGTTGCAGCCGAAAACCCTGCACTGGTAAGCAAACTCGTCATGGTCGAGGCGGGTGTCGGCGGAGCGGAGGACGACGACCTCGACGGGCTGAGCCGATGGCTGCACGGCTGGCCGGTGCCCTTCGCCGACCGTGACGAGTTCGCCGACTTCTTCGACGGCACACCGTCCGCGGCGCAGGCGTGGGCCGACGGGCTCGAGATCGGCCCGGGCGGCCTGCTCCCGCGGTGGGATGCCGATGTGCTGGTGGAGGCGATCCGGCCGGTGCTGGTCATGCCGCGCTGGCGTGCGTGGGAGAAGGTCACGGCGCCGACGGAGTTGGTGGTGGCCGAGCGCAGTCTGCTGGATGCGGCGCAGGTGGAACGAATGGCCGCGACCCGGCCCGGCATACGAGTCAGGACCGTCGCGGGTGCCGGGCACGACCTGCATCTCGACCGGCCACTGGAATGGGTGAGCGCCCTGCGCGAGCTCCTCGCGACATAG
- a CDS encoding ferritin, with product MKMKPALEKKFNEQITLEFESSMVYRQLAIEMEDADLPGIAAWLRHQADEEIVHANKFIDHLSDRGNHPVIGAIPAPKVSAKDVLQVFEAALAHERRVSESIRGLYAASEKDGDLDSRPLLLWFVSEQVEEEATVDEIIGRVKLIAGDGPGLLRLDEDLAQRPVATTENGAG from the coding sequence ATGAAGATGAAGCCCGCCCTGGAGAAGAAGTTCAACGAGCAGATCACCCTCGAGTTCGAGTCGTCGATGGTCTACCGACAGCTCGCCATCGAGATGGAGGACGCCGATCTGCCGGGCATCGCCGCATGGCTGCGGCACCAGGCGGACGAGGAGATCGTGCACGCCAACAAGTTCATCGACCACCTGAGCGACCGCGGCAACCACCCGGTCATCGGTGCGATCCCGGCGCCGAAGGTGTCGGCGAAGGACGTCCTGCAGGTCTTCGAGGCCGCCCTGGCGCACGAGCGCCGCGTCTCGGAGTCGATCCGCGGTCTCTACGCGGCGAGCGAGAAGGACGGCGACCTCGACTCACGTCCGCTGCTGCTGTGGTTCGTCAGCGAGCAGGTCGAGGAGGAGGCCACGGTCGACGAGATCATCGGCCGGGTCAAGCTGATCGCGGGTGACGGCCCGGGCCTGCTGCGCCTGGACGAGGACCTGGCACAGCGACCGGTGGCAACCACCGAGAACGGCGCCGGCTGA
- a CDS encoding HNH endonuclease signature motif containing protein codes for MDRGTVAGSTAANTTQWVCRHAEASGVPIEPAEAKSIAVVAEECRERKNAVIAAAVRQGSCTVSTARAALSNADKVAPVIPTADRGEVLAWFLQLDPALGANGVQALTRKILATYATEALSAQDAKLEQVETLTWGTTATGMTRLVAELAPANAAVLKAAITAGSAPRPATADTEGGRSEAVRDERTPGKRRADALMELISAGAKVAAGVVAPVGSAATILLTMDLTSLTDGIGAATTPGGDVLDAGAARRAACDADLIPAVLGGPSQPLDVGRRERLVTKGLRAAVVIRDGGCTFPGCDRPPGFCEVHHVIPWWAGGETSLPNSAMLCCRHHQEVHRHGFMARVGPDGVTWDLTPGCMPGHTHAAA; via the coding sequence GTGGACCGTGGGACGGTTGCGGGCTCGACGGCTGCGAACACGACGCAGTGGGTATGCCGTCACGCCGAGGCGTCCGGGGTGCCGATCGAACCGGCCGAGGCGAAGTCGATCGCGGTGGTGGCCGAGGAGTGCCGGGAACGCAAGAACGCGGTCATCGCCGCCGCAGTCCGGCAGGGTTCGTGCACGGTGTCGACGGCGCGGGCCGCGCTGAGCAATGCGGACAAGGTGGCGCCGGTGATCCCGACCGCTGACCGGGGAGAAGTGCTCGCGTGGTTCCTGCAGTTGGATCCTGCGCTCGGAGCCAACGGTGTGCAGGCGTTGACCCGGAAGATCCTGGCGACCTATGCCACCGAAGCGTTGTCCGCGCAAGACGCGAAGCTCGAGCAGGTCGAAACGCTGACCTGGGGCACCACTGCTACCGGGATGACCCGGCTCGTCGCGGAGCTGGCGCCCGCGAATGCTGCGGTGTTGAAGGCGGCGATCACCGCCGGGTCCGCACCACGACCCGCCACCGCCGACACCGAGGGCGGCCGCAGCGAAGCCGTGCGGGATGAGCGCACCCCGGGCAAACGTCGGGCGGACGCGTTGATGGAGCTGATCAGTGCGGGCGCGAAGGTTGCTGCCGGTGTAGTGGCGCCCGTCGGGTCGGCGGCGACGATCCTGCTGACCATGGACCTCACGTCGCTGACCGACGGCATCGGCGCGGCGACCACCCCGGGCGGGGACGTCCTCGATGCCGGAGCCGCCCGGCGGGCAGCGTGTGATGCGGACCTGATCCCGGCGGTGTTGGGCGGTCCGAGTCAGCCGTTGGATGTGGGCCGGCGAGAACGCCTGGTCACCAAGGGTTTACGGGCAGCTGTCGTCATACGCGATGGCGGGTGCACGTTCCCTGGTTGTGATCGGCCGCCAGGTTTCTGCGAGGTTCATCATGTGATCCCGTGGTGGGCCGGCGGCGAAACCAGCCTCCCCAACTCCGCGATGCTCTGCTGCAGGCATCACCAGGAAGTCCACCGCCACGGGTTCATGGCACGAGTCGGCCCCGACGGCGTGACCTGGGACCTCACACCAGGCTGCATGCCCGGTCACACCCACGCCGCCGCGTGA